One window of the Runella slithyformis DSM 19594 genome contains the following:
- a CDS encoding single-stranded DNA-binding protein: MAGVNKVILLGNLGSDPEVRHLENGSAVARFNIATSEAYTNRSGERVEQTEWHRIELWDNLAKIAEQYLRKGNTVYIEGKLRTETWTDKEGKQREGKTVRANTMQLVGGRNSGGESNDSYTQSQPAAQAQASRPASAPKPAQPISADLGGSGDDDLPF; this comes from the coding sequence ATGGCTGGAGTAAACAAAGTAATTCTATTGGGTAATTTGGGCAGCGACCCCGAAGTGCGTCACCTGGAAAATGGCTCAGCAGTGGCTCGCTTCAATATTGCCACTTCAGAAGCCTACACCAATCGCAGCGGCGAACGTGTAGAACAGACAGAATGGCACCGAATTGAACTGTGGGACAACTTGGCTAAGATCGCCGAGCAATACCTTCGTAAGGGCAATACCGTCTATATTGAAGGAAAATTACGCACGGAAACCTGGACGGATAAAGAAGGAAAACAACGGGAAGGAAAAACCGTAAGAGCAAATACGATGCAATTGGTAGGCGGACGCAACAGCGGAGGTGAAAGTAACGATTCATACACTCAATCTCAGCCCGCGGCCCAGGCGCAGGCCAGCCGCCCCGCTTCCGCTCCAAAACCTGCCCAACCTATTTCGGCAGACCTCGGGGGAAGCGGTGATGATGATTTACCCTTCTAA
- a CDS encoding mevalonate kinase family protein: MKISTPGRICLFGEHQDYLGLPTIAAAISRRISIEGGHRPDEQIIIHLPDLLQQESFTLSNASVYVKDRDYFRSTLNVLRRRGFFFSRGVECEVHGNIPINSGTSSSSALIVSWANFLARHADNPAVISAKELGEIANEAEVLEFGEPGGMMDHYSTAIGHVIYLESTPAIYVEALTPTLGTFVLGDSQQPKDTLGILARCRFGMEAIIQKVKAFDPSFSIFHTPYLQVSDYSSLLSADELGLLKANLEDRDLLMEGKKLLQQDSQSGKETIDIDATFGQLLYRHFTNLRDHKQTSTDKINRMVEASMKAGALGGKINGSGGGGCMFMYAPTGAEEVAEAIRREGGIPYIITVDEGTKPEQ, translated from the coding sequence ATGAAAATCAGTACACCGGGCCGAATTTGTTTGTTTGGCGAACATCAGGATTATTTAGGATTACCGACCATTGCCGCCGCTATTTCGCGCCGTATCAGTATTGAAGGCGGTCATCGACCGGATGAGCAGATTATTATCCATTTGCCCGACCTGCTTCAACAGGAGTCGTTTACACTTTCCAATGCGTCTGTATATGTCAAAGATCGGGACTATTTCCGCAGTACGCTCAATGTACTTCGACGTCGCGGATTTTTTTTCAGTAGGGGTGTGGAATGTGAAGTACACGGCAATATTCCCATCAATTCCGGAACATCAAGTTCGTCAGCCCTAATTGTTTCCTGGGCAAATTTTCTTGCCCGCCACGCCGACAATCCGGCGGTTATTTCTGCCAAGGAACTTGGCGAAATCGCCAATGAAGCTGAAGTCCTTGAATTTGGAGAGCCGGGCGGTATGATGGACCACTACTCTACCGCCATTGGCCATGTAATTTACCTCGAATCTACTCCTGCCATTTACGTTGAGGCATTAACTCCAACACTGGGTACATTTGTTTTGGGCGATTCACAACAACCCAAAGACACACTGGGTATTTTGGCCCGTTGCCGCTTCGGAATGGAAGCCATTATTCAAAAAGTCAAGGCATTTGACCCGTCTTTTTCCATCTTTCATACCCCCTATTTACAGGTTTCCGACTATTCATCATTGCTTTCGGCAGATGAGTTGGGACTTTTGAAGGCCAATTTGGAAGACAGAGACTTGTTAATGGAAGGTAAAAAATTACTTCAACAGGACAGTCAGTCCGGAAAGGAAACCATCGATATCGACGCGACTTTCGGGCAGTTGCTGTACCGACATTTTACCAACCTCCGCGATCATAAGCAAACCTCCACAGACAAAATCAATCGTATGGTAGAAGCCTCCATGAAGGCAGGCGCGCTGGGAGGTAAAATAAACGGCTCCGGCGGCGGTGGCTGTATGTTTATGTACGCTCCTACGGGTGCCGAAGAGGTAGCCGAAGCCATACGGCGTGAGGGAGGAATCCCCTACATCATTACGGTCGATGAAGGTACAAAACCGGAACAATAA
- a CDS encoding VOC family protein, whose protein sequence is MLSIIGINHVALYVADVERSINFYKTIVGLTSLVRPAFDFPGAWFRLGTTQELHLIGIRTEVVVSGSRSNHFALEVDDLDAWEAHFKANAATYRPPKFRPDGVRQLFLQDPDGYWIEFFSVKGNQPA, encoded by the coding sequence ATGTTATCAATCATCGGAATAAACCACGTAGCGCTATACGTAGCGGATGTGGAACGAAGTATCAATTTCTACAAAACCATTGTAGGTCTTACATCTTTAGTCCGTCCGGCCTTTGATTTTCCGGGCGCTTGGTTTCGACTGGGAACCACCCAGGAACTGCACCTCATAGGCATTCGTACGGAGGTCGTGGTCTCAGGGTCGAGAAGTAATCACTTTGCGTTGGAAGTGGATGATTTGGACGCATGGGAGGCGCATTTTAAGGCCAATGCTGCGACGTACCGCCCGCCCAAATTTCGTCCGGACGGGGTACGACAGCTATTTCTCCAAGACCCGGATGGCTATTGGATAGAATTTTTTTCTGTGAAAGGCAACCAACCCGCTTAG
- a CDS encoding sugar MFS transporter, with protein MSKPKQSYVGPLIIIGLLFFVFGFVTWVNGTLITFFKKAFSLDNTSSYLVTFAFFISYTVMAIPSSEVLKRTGFKRGMSLGLGIMAVGTLIFIPAARIASYPLFLGGLFTIGIGLTLLQTASNPYATILGPRESAAQRISFLGIANKLAGIFSQRLFGGLLLASGAAATPQDELQKVETPYLILTAVLVVLAGVIWFSKGLPEVSEEQEEAPGNAVKVNRTSVFSFPNLVLGVIALFCYVGVEVISGDTIINYGVSMGFSESEASTFGTYTLWSMLAAYGLGIVLIPKYVSQVTCLRASAILGIVGTVLAVTTGGFTSVLCIAFLGFANALVWPAMWPLALDGLGKFTKTGSALLIMGISGGAILPLIYGNIADSIQSTQQAYWVMMPLYLFILYYAFIGYKKRSW; from the coding sequence ATGTCAAAACCTAAACAAAGCTATGTTGGACCACTGATTATCATTGGTTTATTATTTTTCGTATTCGGATTTGTCACGTGGGTAAACGGCACACTCATCACTTTTTTCAAAAAAGCCTTTAGCCTCGACAATACCAGCTCCTACCTTGTTACTTTTGCTTTTTTCATCTCCTATACGGTCATGGCCATTCCTTCTTCGGAAGTATTGAAACGGACCGGGTTTAAGCGCGGCATGTCGCTGGGGTTGGGAATCATGGCCGTGGGAACGCTGATCTTTATTCCGGCCGCACGCATCGCTTCGTATCCTTTGTTTTTGGGCGGGCTTTTTACCATCGGCATTGGTCTGACATTGTTACAAACGGCTTCTAACCCTTACGCCACCATTCTCGGTCCGCGTGAAAGTGCCGCTCAGCGAATCAGTTTTCTGGGAATTGCGAATAAATTGGCCGGAATTTTCAGCCAACGTCTCTTTGGAGGTCTTTTGTTGGCAAGCGGTGCGGCCGCCACGCCTCAGGATGAACTTCAAAAAGTTGAAACACCTTATTTGATCCTGACGGCCGTATTGGTGGTTCTGGCCGGGGTTATTTGGTTTTCCAAGGGTTTGCCCGAAGTAAGTGAAGAGCAGGAAGAAGCCCCGGGAAATGCAGTAAAAGTGAACCGCACCAGTGTGTTTTCATTTCCGAACTTAGTATTAGGAGTCATTGCCCTGTTTTGTTACGTAGGCGTGGAAGTAATATCCGGTGATACCATCATCAATTACGGTGTTTCTATGGGCTTTTCGGAAAGCGAAGCCAGTACCTTTGGCACCTATACCCTGTGGTCTATGCTCGCGGCCTATGGACTGGGTATTGTTCTTATTCCAAAATATGTTTCCCAAGTTACCTGTTTGCGGGCATCGGCCATTTTGGGGATTGTCGGAACAGTATTGGCCGTTACAACGGGCGGATTTACATCGGTTCTTTGTATTGCCTTTTTAGGCTTTGCCAACGCCCTCGTGTGGCCCGCTATGTGGCCACTGGCGCTGGACGGTCTCGGCAAATTTACCAAAACAGGCTCTGCCCTGCTTATCATGGGGATTTCGGGAGGAGCAATATTGCCGTTGATTTACGGCAATATTGCCGATTCTATCCAAAGTACTCAGCAAGCCTATTGGGTCATGATGCCCCTCTATTTGTTTATTTTGTATTATGCCTTTATTGGCTATAAAAAACGCAGTTGGTAA
- a CDS encoding tetratricopeptide repeat protein produces MNRSILIVILLATLLTGGLYSLPKVVVKSREQKLSGGGTDSTQVPATEQADKATTSAESHSAPLTAEQQNTVASLSQQFISARDSKQKTNAVLQLSDFYLDLRKFDSSAKYAEKLALMEPSETNLVRAGDRYYDAFSFSADTKKSATLGAKAREWYQKALDKNPALLNVKANLAMTYVSTETPMQGILLLREVLANDPTNEVALFNLGLLSMRSNQYEKAVERFRQLLKGNPGNSKARFYLGVSLAQTGKNKEALEELLIVKGQEKDPTIQSAIAELEKDLK; encoded by the coding sequence ATGAATCGTTCAATTCTGATTGTTATTTTATTGGCTACTTTACTTACCGGCGGGCTGTACAGTCTGCCCAAGGTAGTTGTTAAGAGTCGTGAACAAAAGCTTTCCGGAGGTGGAACGGACAGTACTCAGGTACCTGCAACAGAACAGGCCGATAAGGCTACCACTTCTGCCGAATCTCATTCTGCTCCTTTGACTGCCGAACAGCAAAATACAGTTGCCTCGCTGTCACAGCAGTTTATCTCCGCCCGTGATTCTAAGCAAAAAACAAATGCGGTATTACAGCTTTCTGATTTTTATCTGGACCTCAGAAAATTCGACAGTTCGGCAAAGTATGCTGAAAAATTGGCTTTAATGGAGCCTTCTGAAACTAACCTGGTTCGGGCAGGTGATCGTTATTATGATGCGTTCAGCTTTTCCGCTGACACCAAGAAATCGGCAACGCTGGGTGCTAAAGCCAGAGAATGGTATCAGAAAGCACTTGATAAGAACCCGGCGCTTCTCAATGTAAAAGCAAATCTGGCCATGACGTACGTTTCAACCGAAACGCCCATGCAGGGGATTCTGCTGCTGAGAGAAGTATTGGCCAATGATCCGACCAATGAAGTAGCTTTGTTTAATTTGGGCCTTTTGTCAATGCGCTCAAACCAGTACGAAAAAGCGGTCGAACGATTCCGACAATTACTCAAAGGAAACCCCGGCAACTCAAAAGCTCGTTTTTATTTGGGGGTTTCATTGGCGCAAACAGGTAAAAACAAAGAAGCCCTTGAAGAACTGTTGATCGTGAAAGGACAGGAAAAAGATCCCACCATACAGTCGGCTATTGCGGAATTGGAAAAAGACTTAAAATAA
- the mutY gene encoding A/G-specific adenine glycosylase, whose protein sequence is MNNKFFANQLIKWYEYYHRDLPWRQTRNPYYIWLSEVILQQTRVAQGLPYYERFVNTYPTVFDLANAAEQEVIRLWQGLGYYSRARNLHQTAKYIAGELNGVFPPNYAGLLRLKGIGPYTAAAIASFAYDEPVAVVDGNVYRVLARVFGIDKDITGGEGQRQFSKLASELISREHPATYNQAIMEFGAVHCTPSAPDCLLCPLQQECLAYATGRIHLLPVKDKKTKVRERFFNYFVIVQNGRIAMRQRTAKDIWHKLYDFYLTETESNVQSIDEFSDNQFLTSIFSQTILTPPSRIFTYILSHQRIQAQFWMLEASPETVLNLPSDLTFFNEDEIENVPKPVLITSYWKEHFF, encoded by the coding sequence TTGAATAACAAGTTTTTTGCCAATCAACTCATTAAATGGTACGAGTATTATCATCGAGATTTACCCTGGAGACAGACCCGAAACCCGTACTATATCTGGCTCTCGGAAGTGATTCTCCAGCAAACGCGCGTTGCGCAGGGATTACCCTACTATGAACGGTTTGTTAATACCTATCCTACGGTTTTTGATTTGGCTAATGCTGCTGAGCAGGAGGTGATTCGTTTATGGCAGGGTTTGGGTTATTACTCGCGCGCGCGAAACTTGCATCAAACGGCAAAGTACATTGCGGGGGAGTTGAACGGAGTATTTCCTCCCAACTATGCCGGATTGCTTCGTCTTAAAGGAATCGGCCCTTATACGGCCGCTGCCATTGCTTCTTTTGCTTATGATGAGCCCGTAGCGGTTGTAGACGGAAACGTATATCGAGTATTGGCAAGGGTATTCGGCATTGATAAAGACATCACCGGCGGAGAGGGTCAACGTCAATTTTCCAAGTTGGCCTCTGAACTCATTTCCCGCGAACATCCGGCAACCTATAATCAGGCCATTATGGAGTTTGGAGCCGTACATTGCACACCCTCAGCCCCTGATTGTCTCCTATGTCCCCTCCAACAGGAATGCTTGGCTTATGCCACCGGGCGTATTCATTTACTGCCTGTAAAGGACAAAAAAACCAAGGTTCGGGAACGCTTTTTTAATTATTTTGTCATTGTCCAAAACGGGCGGATTGCCATGCGTCAACGTACCGCTAAAGACATATGGCACAAGTTATATGACTTTTATCTAACCGAGACAGAGTCAAACGTTCAATCTATTGATGAATTCTCTGATAATCAATTTCTTACGTCTATTTTTTCACAAACAATACTTACCCCTCCGAGCCGAATTTTTACGTATATCTTATCTCATCAACGCATTCAGGCACAGTTTTGGATGCTGGAAGCCTCCCCCGAAACTGTGCTGAATTTGCCATCCGATTTAACTTTTTTCAATGAAGATGAAATAGAAAATGTCCCCAAACCCGTATTGATTACGTCTTATTGGAAAGAGCATTTTTTTTGA
- a CDS encoding type III polyketide synthase, protein MPSYITSIGTAVPEHCIEQSSIADFMVRASQLDTVEARKLRVLYRSTKIHKRYSVLKDYSKTSDFKFYPNTIDLEPFPSVSQRMMAYRKYALPLALKAVYSALDSLKIDNRQSQTLPFTHLITVSCTGLYAPGLDIELVEALGLSRQIQRTSINFMGCYGAFNGLKMANTIVKADPLAKVLLVCIELCTLHFQKKIDDNYLISNALFADGAAAVIIEGQPTDQTQGLSLSMESFHCDLLFEGRNDMAWHVGDFGFEMVLSSYIPRLVKGGLGELMSQLRHNTTLPHFDFYAIHPGGRAILEAAESQLGLTAEDNRYAYEILRDYGNMSSCTVLFVLQKLLQERTQQDIDKHIFSCAFGPGLTLETGIFKIV, encoded by the coding sequence ATGCCATCCTATATCACCTCTATCGGAACTGCCGTCCCGGAACATTGCATCGAACAATCGTCCATCGCTGACTTTATGGTCAGGGCATCGCAGTTAGATACCGTAGAAGCACGTAAACTGCGCGTTTTGTATCGAAGTACCAAAATCCACAAACGATATTCCGTACTGAAAGATTACAGCAAAACGAGCGACTTTAAATTTTATCCCAACACCATTGATCTGGAGCCTTTTCCGAGTGTTTCTCAACGGATGATGGCCTATCGAAAATACGCATTACCATTGGCATTGAAAGCCGTTTATTCAGCCTTGGATTCCTTAAAAATCGACAATCGACAATCGCAAACCCTTCCATTCACCCACCTCATCACGGTCAGTTGCACAGGTTTATATGCCCCGGGATTAGACATTGAATTGGTGGAAGCCTTGGGGTTATCACGGCAAATTCAACGCACTTCTATCAATTTCATGGGTTGCTACGGGGCATTTAATGGGCTTAAAATGGCCAATACAATTGTGAAAGCTGATCCACTCGCCAAGGTTTTGTTGGTTTGTATTGAATTGTGTACACTGCATTTTCAAAAAAAGATTGACGACAACTACCTGATTTCCAACGCTCTTTTTGCGGATGGTGCGGCGGCGGTCATCATTGAAGGCCAACCCACTGACCAAACGCAGGGGTTGTCGCTGTCTATGGAATCCTTTCACTGCGATTTACTTTTTGAAGGTCGCAATGATATGGCTTGGCACGTCGGGGATTTTGGGTTTGAAATGGTGCTGAGTTCGTACATTCCGCGTCTGGTCAAAGGCGGATTGGGTGAACTGATGTCCCAACTGCGTCACAATACGACATTACCCCATTTTGATTTTTACGCCATTCATCCGGGCGGGCGGGCCATCCTCGAAGCAGCCGAATCTCAACTGGGTCTTACGGCCGAAGATAACCGTTATGCCTACGAGATCTTACGCGATTACGGCAATATGTCTTCGTGTACGGTACTGTTCGTTCTTCAAAAATTGCTGCAAGAGCGTACGCAGCAAGATATTGATAAACATATTTTCAGTTGTGCCTTCGGCCCGGGACTAACGCTCGAAACGGGTATCTTCAAAATCGTCTAG
- a CDS encoding RNA polymerase sigma factor has translation MAKVSLQEEFVQLIANQQKLIHSLCSLYFALPEDRKDMFQEIVLQLWKSYPSFNRQAKVSTWIYRIALNTVFTKLRKEKGWPKNESYSEHAYQMSEPETTSENFPATEELYRAITQLSDVDKAIIMLYLEEHTYDEIAEMMQLSRTNVSTKINRIKIQLQKLLKNQLP, from the coding sequence GTGGCAAAGGTATCGTTACAGGAAGAGTTTGTTCAGCTCATCGCAAACCAGCAAAAGCTGATTCACAGCCTTTGCAGCCTTTACTTTGCCCTGCCCGAAGATCGGAAAGATATGTTTCAGGAAATCGTGCTACAACTTTGGAAATCCTATCCTTCGTTCAACCGACAGGCAAAAGTTTCGACGTGGATCTATCGAATTGCGTTAAATACCGTGTTTACCAAACTTCGTAAAGAAAAAGGGTGGCCAAAAAATGAATCGTATTCGGAACATGCCTATCAGATGTCCGAACCCGAAACGACTTCTGAAAACTTCCCGGCAACGGAAGAATTGTACCGTGCCATTACGCAACTATCGGATGTCGACAAGGCCATTATCATGCTTTATTTGGAAGAGCATACCTACGATGAAATTGCGGAGATGATGCAACTGAGCCGTACCAATGTCAGCACGAAGATCAATCGAATCAAGATCCAGTTACAAAAGCTCTTAAAAAATCAATTGCCATGA
- the msrB gene encoding peptide-methionine (R)-S-oxide reductase MsrB: MERRIFIRTLGGVVLAGLPALAQQQNQELKRLVKTDAEWKKLLTPMQYYVTRQKGTERAFTGPYWNNKEKGTYKCVCCNTPLFSSDTKFESGTGWPSFYAPLNKKVLKDEKDKSFGMERDEVICAVCDAHLGHVFDDGPRPTGLRYCMNGAALAFEKK; this comes from the coding sequence ATGGAACGTCGTATTTTCATTCGTACGCTCGGAGGAGTGGTATTGGCAGGGCTGCCGGCCTTGGCGCAACAGCAAAATCAGGAATTGAAACGCCTTGTTAAGACGGATGCAGAGTGGAAGAAACTTCTGACTCCCATGCAGTATTACGTAACCCGGCAAAAAGGGACTGAGCGCGCATTTACAGGCCCGTACTGGAACAATAAAGAGAAAGGGACGTACAAATGCGTTTGCTGCAATACGCCGCTTTTCAGTTCTGATACAAAGTTTGAATCCGGTACCGGCTGGCCCAGCTTTTATGCACCGCTCAACAAAAAAGTATTAAAAGACGAAAAAGACAAGAGTTTTGGCATGGAGCGTGATGAAGTGATCTGCGCCGTTTGTGATGCACATCTGGGCCACGTATTCGACGACGGACCGCGGCCGACCGGCTTACGGTACTGTATGAACGGTGCCGCATTGGCGTTTGAAAAAAAATAA
- a CDS encoding Rne/Rng family ribonuclease, protein MSSELLISASQKGTRIALLQQKRLVEYHVEESESSFTVGDIYLGTVRKLVTGLNAAFVDIGYEKDAFLHYHDLGPNVQSLNKLTKEVIAKRMNSGKLNNFKMEPEIDKLGKIDKVLGKNQPILVQVVKEPISTKGPRLSCDISIAGRYAVLVPFSNSVNISKKITDKAERTRLHRLMSSVKPANFGIIVRTVAANKEVEELDRDIQNSIQKWESGMKMLTEAKPRDRIIGEMNRASSIMRDLLNDTFDSITVDTKEMYEDIKGFINTIAPDKEKIVKLYSGKNKLFEQVGLEKQIKSLFGRSVSLPGGGYLIVEHTEALHVIDVNSGNKSNNEDSQEDTALHTNIEAAKEIARQLRLRDMGGIIVVDFIDMKKAEHKKQLYDEMKAEMKADRSKFTLLPLTKFGLMQITRQRVRPEINIVTREVCPTCNGAGTIQPSILISDIIENNLEYLLTRQNEQKVSVALHPYLHAYFTAGFPSPRLKWVFKYKSWVKLLKDSSLAITEFKFYDKYGEEIEIAAT, encoded by the coding sequence TTGAGTAGCGAATTACTTATCAGTGCCTCCCAAAAAGGGACACGCATAGCGCTTTTGCAACAAAAGCGCCTTGTGGAGTACCATGTGGAGGAGTCGGAGAGCAGTTTTACGGTCGGTGATATTTACTTAGGAACTGTCCGAAAACTCGTTACGGGACTGAACGCTGCTTTTGTTGATATCGGTTATGAAAAAGATGCTTTTCTACATTACCATGATTTAGGTCCTAATGTCCAATCGCTTAATAAGTTGACCAAAGAGGTCATTGCCAAGCGAATGAATTCCGGCAAATTGAATAACTTCAAGATGGAGCCGGAAATTGACAAACTTGGAAAAATTGACAAAGTATTGGGCAAAAATCAGCCCATCTTGGTGCAGGTTGTCAAAGAGCCCATTTCGACTAAAGGTCCCCGACTTTCATGCGATATTTCCATTGCAGGACGCTACGCGGTATTAGTTCCCTTTTCAAATTCGGTCAATATCTCAAAAAAAATTACGGATAAGGCCGAACGTACCCGCTTACACCGACTGATGAGCTCGGTGAAACCCGCCAACTTCGGCATTATCGTTCGTACGGTAGCTGCCAACAAAGAAGTGGAAGAATTGGACAGGGATATTCAAAACTCTATCCAAAAGTGGGAGTCGGGGATGAAAATGCTGACCGAAGCGAAACCGCGCGATCGAATTATCGGCGAAATGAATCGGGCTTCGTCCATTATGCGGGATCTGCTGAATGATACTTTTGACAGTATCACGGTAGATACCAAAGAGATGTATGAGGATATTAAAGGGTTTATTAACACCATTGCGCCTGATAAAGAGAAAATTGTCAAACTTTACAGCGGAAAAAACAAACTGTTTGAGCAGGTAGGCCTTGAAAAGCAGATTAAATCATTGTTTGGGCGCTCGGTAAGCCTTCCGGGAGGAGGGTATCTCATCGTAGAACATACCGAAGCACTCCATGTAATAGATGTTAACAGCGGCAATAAGTCCAATAACGAGGACAGTCAGGAAGATACGGCACTGCACACTAACATCGAAGCGGCGAAAGAAATTGCCCGCCAATTGCGCCTGCGCGATATGGGCGGAATCATCGTGGTGGACTTCATTGATATGAAGAAAGCCGAACATAAAAAGCAATTGTACGACGAAATGAAAGCCGAAATGAAGGCCGACCGTTCTAAGTTTACGTTGCTCCCGCTGACAAAGTTTGGGTTGATGCAGATTACACGCCAACGGGTTCGTCCGGAAATTAACATTGTGACGCGTGAAGTGTGTCCAACGTGTAATGGAGCCGGAACGATTCAGCCCAGTATCCTGATTTCGGATATTATTGAAAACAACCTTGAATATCTCCTCACCCGTCAAAACGAGCAGAAGGTGTCGGTAGCCCTGCACCCGTACTTGCACGCGTACTTTACGGCGGGATTCCCGTCGCCCCGACTCAAGTGGGTATTTAAATACAAATCGTGGGTTAAACTTTTAAAAGACAGCTCCTTAGCTATTACAGAGTTTAAGTTTTACGATAAATACGGCGAAGAAATAGAAATTGCGGCAACGTGA
- a CDS encoding SDR family oxidoreductase has translation MLSKWDLTGKVALVTGGTKGIGLAAVQTLLQLGAEVIIVARNSGTIERQLADYQANGFKVTGFAADLSDSKAIPELVKHLQLRWEKLDILVNNVGTNIRKPTTSYSDDEFNLIISTNLTSAFSLSQALYPLLKNAKGCIVNVTSVAGLTSLKSGSIYGMTKAALNQLTRNLACEWAADGIRVNAVAPWYIETPLTESVLSNKDSLAYIISRTPMQRVGQPEEVASAIAFLCLPAASYITGNILTVDGGFAVYGF, from the coding sequence ATGCTTTCAAAGTGGGATTTAACGGGCAAAGTGGCCCTAGTGACAGGCGGGACAAAAGGCATTGGACTTGCCGCAGTACAAACATTGCTTCAGCTGGGTGCCGAAGTAATCATTGTGGCGCGAAACTCAGGTACCATTGAACGCCAACTGGCCGATTATCAAGCCAATGGCTTTAAAGTTACCGGATTTGCCGCCGATCTGAGCGATTCAAAGGCAATTCCCGAATTGGTAAAACACCTACAGCTTCGTTGGGAGAAATTAGACATTTTGGTTAACAATGTAGGTACCAACATTCGTAAGCCGACCACAAGCTATTCAGACGATGAATTTAACTTAATTATTTCTACTAACCTCACTTCCGCATTTTCATTATCACAGGCACTGTACCCGTTACTGAAAAATGCCAAAGGCTGTATTGTCAATGTCACATCGGTAGCGGGGTTAACTTCCCTCAAAAGCGGCTCCATATACGGCATGACCAAAGCCGCCTTAAATCAATTGACCCGCAACTTAGCCTGTGAATGGGCCGCCGACGGTATTCGCGTCAATGCCGTGGCTCCGTGGTACATCGAAACCCCGCTGACCGAGTCTGTTTTATCCAATAAAGATTCTCTGGCGTACATTATTTCACGTACGCCAATGCAACGCGTAGGCCAGCCCGAAGAAGTCGCATCAGCCATAGCTTTTCTGTGTTTACCGGCCGCAAGTTACATTACAGGCAACATTCTGACCGTAGACGGAGGTTTTGCCGTTTATGGATTTTAA
- a CDS encoding HU family DNA-binding protein has product MTKADLIAAVADQTGIEKAHVSETVEAFFTVVKDSLAKGENIYVRGFGSFVNKKRAKKVARNISKNTAIVIDEHYVPSFKPAKVFVEQVKGSDK; this is encoded by the coding sequence GTGACGAAAGCAGACTTAATTGCAGCAGTTGCCGATCAAACCGGCATTGAAAAAGCACACGTTTCTGAAACAGTTGAAGCGTTTTTCACAGTAGTAAAAGACTCATTGGCCAAAGGCGAAAATATTTACGTCCGTGGTTTTGGTAGTTTTGTTAACAAAAAACGCGCTAAAAAGGTAGCCCGTAATATTTCAAAAAATACTGCTATCGTTATTGACGAGCATTATGTCCCCAGTTTTAAGCCTGCTAAGGTATTTGTTGAGCAAGTGAAAGGCTCTGATAAATAA